A genomic region of Eriocheir sinensis breed Jianghai 21 chromosome 42, ASM2467909v1, whole genome shotgun sequence contains the following coding sequences:
- the LOC127010011 gene encoding lachesin-like isoform X3 has protein sequence MLMFKHIMPGGEHRTLYVGALPLRPTKRLTKNGNTFTLSGVRRSHAGTYVCRIETSPAIEVNHTLDVQYPATVRRLSPRVQRVVQGTSVTLECGGDGNPPAVITWTRQQGHLPSGNRLHEGHSITLTNADHDVEGTYICTASNGLGQPSSLEMLVEIQYPPDVSIEESLIHTGVGRYVELVCRVHGRPAPSVTWLKSGRTLTSSHYVASHDGLHRYSLTIKQVKEDDFGEYTCMAESTLGSTNSSLRLTGLPRVPLVTSSPAGREKTSYTLRWEAESHTPVIMYRLQHRKHKEGPVNNPSAGQWNIRLYSPNGPSGGPALAPLSSGPVQYMSHAITDLEPATDYEATVAVENKFGWSGDSEIFHFYTRKEEPTTTTAAPPSPPPLSKISPVMKEVAVGQSVRGGGGSCHPLPPLATTLLASLTASLLLLAPVLPIL, from the exons ATGCTGATGTTTAAACACATAATGCCGGGCGGGGAACACAGGACTCTCTACGTTGGAGCTCTGCcg cTCAGGCCCACCAAGCGACTAACCAAGAACGGCAACACCTTCACCCTGAGCGGGGTTCGAAGGAGCCACGCGGGGACCTACGTGTGCCGCATCGAAACCTCGCCAGCCATCGAGGTCAACCATACCTTGGACGTGCAGTACCCGGCCACG GTGCGGCGGCTGAGTCCCAGGGTGCAGCGCGTGGTCCAGGGCACGAGCGTAACCCTGGAGTGTGGTGGAGACGGGAACCCGCCGGCTGTGATCACCTGGACGCGGCAGCAGGGTCACCTCCCCTCCGGCAACCGTCTGCACGAG ggcCACAGCATTACCCTGACCAACGCGGACCATGATGTGGAGGGCACCTACATCTGCACCGCCAGCAACGGCCTGGGCCAACCCTCGTCGCTGGAAATGCTGGTGGAGATTCAGTACCCGCCGGACGTCAGCATAGAGGAG tCCCTCATTCACACTGGGGTTGGGCGCTACGTGGAGCTGGTGTGTCGCGTGCACGGCCGGCCAGCCCCGAGTGTCACCTGGCTGAAGTCTGGGCGCACCCTCACCTCCAGCCACTACGTCGCCTCCCATGACGGCCTGCACCGCTACTCCCTCACGATCAagcaggtgaaggaggacgaCTTCGGGGAGTACACCTGTATGGCTGAGAGTACCCTGGGCAGCACCAACAGCTCCTTGAGACTCACAG GTCTCCCCAGAGTTCCCCTCGTGACCAGCAGCCCGGCGGGAAGGGAGAAGACGAGCTACACCTTGAGATGGGAAGCAGAGAGTCACACACCTGTCATCATGTACCGCTTGCAGCACCGGAAGCATAAG GAAGGTCCAGTCAACAACCCCTCAGCAGGCCAGTGGAACATAAGACTCTACTCCCCCAATGGTCCCTCCGGTGGTCCTGCTCTTGCCCCGCTGTCCTCCGGCCCCGTGCAGTACATGAGCCACGCTATTACTGACCTCGAGCCTGCCACGGACTACGAGGCAACTGTGGCCGTGGAGAACAAGTTTGGTTGGTCCGGGGACTCTGAGATCTTCCACTTCTACACAAGGAAAG aagaacccaccaccaccacggccgcgCCCCCTTCCCCGCCGCCGCTGTCAAAGATCTCGCCGGTGATGAAAG AAGTGGCGGTGGGGCAGTCCGTgcgcgggggaggggggagctgtcaccccctgccccccctcgccaccaccctcctcgcctccctcaccgccagcctcctcctcctcgcacctgTCCTGCCCATTCTATAA
- the LOC127010011 gene encoding protein amalgam-like isoform X2, whose translation MKEKIMMVLTIMGYFHHFLLLTCVATAGSQVTYFDQYSEEGDGVGEDYSAPELTPVFTAKGQHFTVDVGGRVTFPCQVENQGGYMLMFKHIMPGGEHRTLYVGALPLRPTKRLTKNGNTFTLSGVRRSHAGTYVCRIETSPAIEVNHTLDVQYPATVRRLSPRVQRVVQGTSVTLECGGDGNPPAVITWTRQQGHLPSGNRLHEGHSITLTNADHDVEGTYICTASNGLGQPSSLEMLVEIQYPPDVSIEESLIHTGVGRYVELVCRVHGRPAPSVTWLKSGRTLTSSHYVASHDGLHRYSLTIKQVKEDDFGEYTCMAESTLGSTNSSLRLTGLPRVPLVTSSPAGREKTSYTLRWEAESHTPVIMYRLQHRKHKEGPVNNPSAGQWNIRLYSPNGPSGGPALAPLSSGPVQYMSHAITDLEPATDYEATVAVENKFGWSGDSEIFHFYTRKEVAVGQSVRGGGGSCHPLPPLATTLLASLTASLLLLAPVLPIL comes from the exons CCGGCTCGCAGGTGACCTATTTCGACCAGTACTCCGAGGAAGGTGACGGGGTCGGCGAGGATTATTCCGCCCCTGAACTAACCCCCGTCTTCACCGCCAAAGGCCAGCACTTCACCGTGGACGTGGGGGGCAGGGTGACCTTCCCTTGCCAGGTGGAGAACCaag GCGGATACATGCTGATGTTTAAACACATAATGCCGGGCGGGGAACACAGGACTCTCTACGTTGGAGCTCTGCcg cTCAGGCCCACCAAGCGACTAACCAAGAACGGCAACACCTTCACCCTGAGCGGGGTTCGAAGGAGCCACGCGGGGACCTACGTGTGCCGCATCGAAACCTCGCCAGCCATCGAGGTCAACCATACCTTGGACGTGCAGTACCCGGCCACG GTGCGGCGGCTGAGTCCCAGGGTGCAGCGCGTGGTCCAGGGCACGAGCGTAACCCTGGAGTGTGGTGGAGACGGGAACCCGCCGGCTGTGATCACCTGGACGCGGCAGCAGGGTCACCTCCCCTCCGGCAACCGTCTGCACGAG ggcCACAGCATTACCCTGACCAACGCGGACCATGATGTGGAGGGCACCTACATCTGCACCGCCAGCAACGGCCTGGGCCAACCCTCGTCGCTGGAAATGCTGGTGGAGATTCAGTACCCGCCGGACGTCAGCATAGAGGAG tCCCTCATTCACACTGGGGTTGGGCGCTACGTGGAGCTGGTGTGTCGCGTGCACGGCCGGCCAGCCCCGAGTGTCACCTGGCTGAAGTCTGGGCGCACCCTCACCTCCAGCCACTACGTCGCCTCCCATGACGGCCTGCACCGCTACTCCCTCACGATCAagcaggtgaaggaggacgaCTTCGGGGAGTACACCTGTATGGCTGAGAGTACCCTGGGCAGCACCAACAGCTCCTTGAGACTCACAG GTCTCCCCAGAGTTCCCCTCGTGACCAGCAGCCCGGCGGGAAGGGAGAAGACGAGCTACACCTTGAGATGGGAAGCAGAGAGTCACACACCTGTCATCATGTACCGCTTGCAGCACCGGAAGCATAAG GAAGGTCCAGTCAACAACCCCTCAGCAGGCCAGTGGAACATAAGACTCTACTCCCCCAATGGTCCCTCCGGTGGTCCTGCTCTTGCCCCGCTGTCCTCCGGCCCCGTGCAGTACATGAGCCACGCTATTACTGACCTCGAGCCTGCCACGGACTACGAGGCAACTGTGGCCGTGGAGAACAAGTTTGGTTGGTCCGGGGACTCTGAGATCTTCCACTTCTACACAAGGAAAG AAGTGGCGGTGGGGCAGTCCGTgcgcgggggaggggggagctgtcaccccctgccccccctcgccaccaccctcctcgcctccctcaccgccagcctcctcctcctcgcacctgTCCTGCCCATTCTATAA
- the LOC127010011 gene encoding protein amalgam-like isoform X1, which produces MKEKIMMVLTIMGYFHHFLLLTCVATAGSQVTYFDQYSEEGDGVGEDYSAPELTPVFTAKGQHFTVDVGGRVTFPCQVENQGGYMLMFKHIMPGGEHRTLYVGALPLRPTKRLTKNGNTFTLSGVRRSHAGTYVCRIETSPAIEVNHTLDVQYPATVRRLSPRVQRVVQGTSVTLECGGDGNPPAVITWTRQQGHLPSGNRLHEGHSITLTNADHDVEGTYICTASNGLGQPSSLEMLVEIQYPPDVSIEESLIHTGVGRYVELVCRVHGRPAPSVTWLKSGRTLTSSHYVASHDGLHRYSLTIKQVKEDDFGEYTCMAESTLGSTNSSLRLTGLPRVPLVTSSPAGREKTSYTLRWEAESHTPVIMYRLQHRKHKEGPVNNPSAGQWNIRLYSPNGPSGGPALAPLSSGPVQYMSHAITDLEPATDYEATVAVENKFGWSGDSEIFHFYTRKEEPTTTTAAPPSPPPLSKISPVMKEVAVGQSVRGGGGSCHPLPPLATTLLASLTASLLLLAPVLPIL; this is translated from the exons CCGGCTCGCAGGTGACCTATTTCGACCAGTACTCCGAGGAAGGTGACGGGGTCGGCGAGGATTATTCCGCCCCTGAACTAACCCCCGTCTTCACCGCCAAAGGCCAGCACTTCACCGTGGACGTGGGGGGCAGGGTGACCTTCCCTTGCCAGGTGGAGAACCaag GCGGATACATGCTGATGTTTAAACACATAATGCCGGGCGGGGAACACAGGACTCTCTACGTTGGAGCTCTGCcg cTCAGGCCCACCAAGCGACTAACCAAGAACGGCAACACCTTCACCCTGAGCGGGGTTCGAAGGAGCCACGCGGGGACCTACGTGTGCCGCATCGAAACCTCGCCAGCCATCGAGGTCAACCATACCTTGGACGTGCAGTACCCGGCCACG GTGCGGCGGCTGAGTCCCAGGGTGCAGCGCGTGGTCCAGGGCACGAGCGTAACCCTGGAGTGTGGTGGAGACGGGAACCCGCCGGCTGTGATCACCTGGACGCGGCAGCAGGGTCACCTCCCCTCCGGCAACCGTCTGCACGAG ggcCACAGCATTACCCTGACCAACGCGGACCATGATGTGGAGGGCACCTACATCTGCACCGCCAGCAACGGCCTGGGCCAACCCTCGTCGCTGGAAATGCTGGTGGAGATTCAGTACCCGCCGGACGTCAGCATAGAGGAG tCCCTCATTCACACTGGGGTTGGGCGCTACGTGGAGCTGGTGTGTCGCGTGCACGGCCGGCCAGCCCCGAGTGTCACCTGGCTGAAGTCTGGGCGCACCCTCACCTCCAGCCACTACGTCGCCTCCCATGACGGCCTGCACCGCTACTCCCTCACGATCAagcaggtgaaggaggacgaCTTCGGGGAGTACACCTGTATGGCTGAGAGTACCCTGGGCAGCACCAACAGCTCCTTGAGACTCACAG GTCTCCCCAGAGTTCCCCTCGTGACCAGCAGCCCGGCGGGAAGGGAGAAGACGAGCTACACCTTGAGATGGGAAGCAGAGAGTCACACACCTGTCATCATGTACCGCTTGCAGCACCGGAAGCATAAG GAAGGTCCAGTCAACAACCCCTCAGCAGGCCAGTGGAACATAAGACTCTACTCCCCCAATGGTCCCTCCGGTGGTCCTGCTCTTGCCCCGCTGTCCTCCGGCCCCGTGCAGTACATGAGCCACGCTATTACTGACCTCGAGCCTGCCACGGACTACGAGGCAACTGTGGCCGTGGAGAACAAGTTTGGTTGGTCCGGGGACTCTGAGATCTTCCACTTCTACACAAGGAAAG aagaacccaccaccaccacggccgcgCCCCCTTCCCCGCCGCCGCTGTCAAAGATCTCGCCGGTGATGAAAG AAGTGGCGGTGGGGCAGTCCGTgcgcgggggaggggggagctgtcaccccctgccccccctcgccaccaccctcctcgcctccctcaccgccagcctcctcctcctcgcacctgTCCTGCCCATTCTATAA